A section of the Humulus lupulus chromosome 2, drHumLupu1.1, whole genome shotgun sequence genome encodes:
- the LOC133816039 gene encoding transcription factor MYB13-like, whose translation MVSAMGWGIQEQQGWRKGPWTPEEDKMLTEYVSLNGEGRWSSVARSAGLNRSGKSCRLRWVNYLRPGLKRGQITPQEEGIIIELHALWGNKWSTIARYLPGRTDNEIKNFWRTHFKKKDKSSRKQQKRRSQLLKDQKLVKGQTDLPLQAEAILDATNQDQDQDQAQDIIIIKHENMALTTNNNNSSSDQNTGAAKDYMINSTNVSSQTQIQIQSSIQPAMVYQDDAVSYSWSDLITADQEYYYGNLWGGLWNLDDQPYGGVNTNTNSNQAPAAGSGNNYNIYYGGENNHSNKNIIPIQNQAKAFSSYGGFIF comes from the exons ATGGTATCTGCAATGGGTTGGGGGATTCAAGAGCAGCAAGGTTGGAGGAAAGGCCCTTGGACTCCAGAAGAGGATAAGATGCTTACTGAATATGTGAGCTTGAATGGTGAAGGAAGATGGAGTTCTGTAGCTCGATCTGcag GATTGAATAGGAGTGGAAAAAGCTGCAGACTTAGGTGGGTGAATTATCTAAGGCCTGGTCTTAAGAGAGGCCAGATAACACCACAAGAGGAAGGCATCATTATTGAACTTCATGCTCTGTGGGGTAACAA ATGGTCAACCATTGCTAGATACTTACCAGGGAGAACTGATAATGAGATAAAGAACTTCTGGAGAACTCATTTCAAGAAGAAAGACAAATCCTCTCGTAAGCAACAAAAGAGAAGATCTCAACTTCTCAAAGACCAAAAACTGGTTAAGGGTCAGACTGATCTGCCTCTGCAGGCGGAGGCCATATTGGACGCCACCAATCAGGATCAAGATCAAGATCAGGCACAAGATATAATAATCATAAAGCATGAGAATATGGCCTTGACGACTAACAATAATAATAGTAGTTCGGATCAGAACACTGGAGCAGCAAAAGACTATATGATCAATAGTACCAATGTCTCTTCTCAGACtcagattcagattcaaagcagcATACAGCCAGCTATGGTTTATCAAGACGACGCCGTTTCATATTCGTGGTCTGACCTGATCACAGCAGACCAAGAATATTATTATGGTAATTTATGGGGTGGCCTCTGGAACCTTGACGATCAGCCGTACGGTGGTGTGAATACTAATACTAATTCTAATCAAGCTCCTGCGGCAGGTAGTggcaataattataatatttattatggTGGAGAGAATAATCATTCGAATAAGAATATCATACCAATTCAAAACCAAGCTAAAGCCTTTTCTTCTTACGGAGGGTTCATTTTCTAA